Part of the Subtercola frigoramans genome, TCGTCCGTCGTCGTCTTCCCTGCCGAGACGACGACGATCGCGCCGTCGGCGATGGTCGCGAGAATTGCCGCATCCGTCACGGGCAGCAGTGGCGGGGCATCGATCAGAACGATTGCTTCCCGCGAGAGCTCGCTGACCAGCGTCTGCATGCCCTGGGTTCCGAGCAACTCACTGGGATTGGGCGGAATCGCACCGGCCCCGAGCACCCGAAGGATGCCGGTACGCCCCCAAGGTTGCAGGAGATCGGCGATCTCCGCGCTTCCGATGAGCAGGTCAGTCACTCCGACGCCGAGCACAACACCGAAAACCGAAGCGACTGATGGCTTTCGCAGGTCGCCATCGACCACAACGACGGGCTGCCCCGAGGCCGCAAGAGCGATGGCAAGGTTCGCGGTGACCGTCGACTTCCCATCCCCGGGCAACGGGCTCGTCACCACGATCACCCGCGGCGGATTGTCGACGTGCATGTACCGCAGGTTTGTACGCAAGGTTCGGAAGGCCTCCCCGATCGCGTAGTCGTGGCGACTGCCCGCCGAATCCGCCTGGTCATCAGAGGCCGGGATGATCCGCAGCAGGTCGGTCAGGCGCTTGTCGGTGGGCAGCGTGCCGATCACCGGCACCGAGAACTGCTTCTCGATCGAGGCGGCCGAACGGATGCGGCGGTCGAAGACATTGCGAACAACGGCGTAGACCAGCCCGAGGATCAACCCGATGAGAGCGCCAAGTGCGACCGCGAGCCGCACGTTCGGCGAAACCGGCTGCGGTGAGACGATGGCCGACTCCACCGGCACGAGGAACGTCAGCGGTGTCTCAGCAGCGCTGGATGTGCCAGACGACGTGCCGAGCGATTGCGCCTCGATGATGCCGATCTGCTTGGTCATCCCGGCGATCCACGCATCAGCGAGATCTTTGGCCGCCTGCCCGGTTGACGCCCGGGCTGTGACGTTCAGGGTCGGGGTGTCCTTCGTATTGGGTGATCGTGATCTGGTTCACCAGCGCCTCGGGCGTCGTCGCCAACCCGAGGGCCGTGATCACCTGCTGCGCGACCGCCCGCGACTCACCGACACCGACAAAAGTGGTCGCCTTCGACTTCGCGAGCGCGTCTGACGCGATCGTCGCACCCATGGTGTTGTCGGAGATCAGACTGACGATTCCGCTCGAGTTCGCCTGGTACACCCGGGGCTGCAGAAGAGACCAGCCGTACGCGCACCCACTGCCCACCACGACGAGCACCACGATGGCGAGCCAGTGCACGCGGAGGATTCGAACGTAGTCTTGAAGGGTCACCGCGCCGAGTGTAAGTCAGCTCTCTTCAAACTCGGGCAGACGAGTCACGAACTTTAGCTCATCCTGGTCGGGGTCGCCGGTTCTGGCACAAGTCGTCGGGAGAATGACCTCATACCCGCCGCAGCAGCCGATGCGCTCGCATGCTGTGCCCGTACCGGTGTTTGAAGGCGCGCGCGCACTGGTCGACCCCGCCGAACCCGCACTCCTCAGCCACCGCGGCCAGGCTGTCGACGTTCAGCGGGTCCGACAGCGCCAACGCGACGTGCTGCAGGCGGGTGCTTCGGATACCGTCGGCGACACTGAACGGCTCGGCCTCGAACAAGCGGTGCAGGCGTCGCAACCCGATTCCGAGCTCGGAGGCGACATCGACAGGGCCGAAACCCGCCGTGTCGGAGTTGGCCGCGATGAGCTTGTTCGCTTCGAGGCGCAGCAGGCGGTCATCCGGAGCAGCACAATCGTCGCCCTCCGACTCGGGGGCGGAAGTGCGGGCGATGGCGCCGCCGTTGTTGCCGCTGGTGTTGCCCCTGGTGTTGCCCCTGGTGTTGCCGCTGCTGCTGGCACCGCTGGTTCTACCTGCGTCGCCGCCCGTGCCTGCGCTCGCAATCGCGCTGGCGATCACGCCCCTGCGGTTGTCGGCGGCCTGGGCGACCAGGGCCTCGACCATCATGGCAAGCGTCGATTCGAGCGCATGGCCTTCGCCGTCGCCAGGCAGCGTGTCGGCTGACGCGATCACCTCGATGAAGGCCATCGTCGAGCGCGCCAGGGACGAGTCTTCAAGCGCTGTCGCGGTCACCGAAACAAGAGCCCGTTGCGTGTGAGCCGGCAGCGAGCGCCTTCTCACGCTCACGCATACCATCTTCAGCCTCTGCGCTGCGGTGTACGAGAACGGCGCCCGTGACCGCACCAACACGAGGGTGTGCGGCCGGATGATCGAATAACGACCGTCTTGCGCCACCCTGAACGATCCCGTGCGGGCGAACGCCAGGCTGACGGTGTCTCGCGCGTCAGTCGGAGTATCGGGGTTGTTCAGGCTGCGTGTGTCGTTCACACGGTGAGTGTCGTTCACGCGGTGAGTATCGTTCACGCGGTGAGTATCGTTCGGGCCGGCCGTATCGGCGTCGACAACGGCTTGCGTTCGCACGACCCGATGGGGCGGGGCGTCGTAGCACGTCACCACGCTGTCGCCGAGCACGGTCGTGCTCACCAACGAACGGAAGGCGCGGGGGCTCGGGGAATCGACCTCGACCGTGCCTCCGAAGCTCGAGAGGCCTTCGGCGCCCGAAATCAGAAGCTGTGTCCTGGTGCCTGGTTTGGGGCTTGGCGCAGGGTCTGAGGTTGAGCCAGTCGTGGTGCTCATCGGCGCATGCCCCCCGCCCAGAGGCAAGAATTCCACTGATCTGTGGATTGGCCCTGATCCGTTCTTTCGAGCGTACAGTGGAACGGTGGCATCAAACCGAATGAGCTGTTTTCTGCGGGGATTTCTCCAGCGCGGGTGTTTGGTGAAGCCGAGCGAAGAGCCGATCGTAGAGTCATGATCGCCGCGCCATGGGTGCTGCATCATTATCGCCACATCATGAGTGCCACATCATGAGGGCCACATCATGATCTCCACATCATGATCTCCACACAGCGCCACTACGCCGGAGCACGTGGCGCCAGCGAGATGTCTTCAGAGGCGATCGTTACGGCGCGCACACCGGACAGTTTCCATGCTTCCGTCGTCAGCACGCTGATCGGCGACCTTGGTCTCGCTCGCATCCGCACCGCAGCGTGTGTCGCAAAGAACCCTGCCGGCGAACACCGGGCCGGAGCGCAGCAGGCCGGCCAGCAGCAGGCCGGAGAGCACCAGGCCGGCCAGCACCAGGCCAACCCTGCCGACCGCGTCCACTTTGTCTTCGTGATCGCCGGGGCCCTGCGCTGCAGGCAGGATGGCCGAGACAGCATCACGCCTGCCCTCGGCGCGACCGTCCTGCGATCAGACACCCCCTGGGTCGGCGCCCTGAGTCAAGGCGCAGATCTCCTGATCATCACCATTCCGAGCGAACAGCTGCCCCTGAATGCCCTCGGTGCCCTACCGCGATCGACAGCGTCGCCCATCGAGCCGAGTGTGCTCGCCGATACGATCGTCGGTTTCGCACTTCCGTTTCTCGAGGTGTCCACCGAGTCACCGCGGCCCACGGATGCAGAACAGAGGATGCTTCTCTGGCTCATCGACTCTCTCTTCATGGACTCGCACTCCATGGACTCGCACTCCATCGACTCGCACTCCATCGACTCGCACTCCTCAGGGCGCGAAGAGAAGCACCCCGGACTCGCTGATACACCCCTGCCGCTGACTCCGGCATCACCGCTTTCACGGCCGGCAGAAGCAGAAGAGAGCGGCACGGCCGAAAGCGACCCCGCCGAAAACGACCCCGCAGAAAACGACCCCGCCGAAGCTCACCCGGCCGAGAGCGGTGACACTGAGCTTGCTGGGCACACACGTGAGGTCATCCGCAGGAACCTCGGCCGACCCGGGCTGGATGCCGCCTTCGTCGCGAAGCAACTCGGGGTGAGTGCGCGCAGTCTCTATCGTCACTTCGAGCTCTCCCAGACCGGTATCGCCGAGCAGATCAGGGCCCTCCGACTCGACAAGATCGCTACCCAGCTCCGCGAACCAGGAGCACGGCCGTTGTTCGAGAGGTTGGCGACCGACGCCGGGTTCAGTTCTGTCGACGTGTGCTCGCGCGCCTTCAAAGCTCGGTTCGGAGTCTCACTCGGCGAATTCTGGCTCGCCGAGCATCCGACAGACACCGCAGCCTGACCTAATGCAGCCCGTACAGACCCCGGGTAAAGCCTGACGCCGACTAGGGCCGGCTCAGCACCCGATATGCCCGCATGCTCTGGCCGTATTTGCGACGGAAGGCTCGCGCGCACTGGTCTGCCCCGAGAAACCCGAACTTCACGGCGATATCGGCGAGCAGGTCACGATTCAACGGGTCTGAGAGCACCAGCGCGACGCGTTGCAGACGGGTGTCCCGAATCAACTCGGCAATACTCACGCTCTCAGTTCTGAAGATGCGGTAGAGCCGCCGAACCTCGATGCCGAGCTCGGCGGCCACATCGACCGGGCCGTAGCCGGGGGCGAAAGCATTTGCGGCAATGATGACGGCCGCACGCGAGAAGAGGGCCCGATCGCTGGAACCGCTGATCGTCACTTCCCCGAAGTTCTCGGAGATGAGCCCCACCAACAGCAGCAGGAGTTCGCGTTCGAGCTGCAGCAATTCATCGATGCTCGGCGTGCGCCGCGTGCGGACCAAGGCATCGACCAGGCCCATCGCCGAGGAGT contains:
- a CDS encoding polysaccharide biosynthesis tyrosine autokinase, giving the protein MTKQIGIIEAQSLGTSSGTSSAAETPLTFLVPVESAIVSPQPVSPNVRLAVALGALIGLILGLVYAVVRNVFDRRIRSAASIEKQFSVPVIGTLPTDKRLTDLLRIIPASDDQADSAGSRHDYAIGEAFRTLRTNLRYMHVDNPPRVIVVTSPLPGDGKSTVTANLAIALAASGQPVVVVDGDLRKPSVASVFGVVLGVGVTDLLIGSAEIADLLQPWGRTGILRVLGAGAIPPNPSELLGTQGMQTLVSELSREAIVLIDAPPLLPVTDAAILATIADGAIVVVSAGKTTTDELEIALANVAKTNGQVLGVILNRVPTTTLAGRGYGYYSGSYVADAKTLSADAESSVLAGQRPRFNPPFHAPGATDTGAHPEVRPAATLAPALSSPVSAGYPQSGAQVRVSAGSGARIAGKPGVRRRAN
- a CDS encoding helix-turn-helix domain-containing protein yields the protein MALANRSDEWQVRLPATNVGSSKRFTMTVDVKPRDEQTFAAEFIWSRVGVIEVMTLTAPTHRGARTAKLIEADPRDFISLVYISEGSMSVYQDGRSALLQPGTLFFLRSQSTYRYAVTGRTEIVAVALPSSLLPFVVSKDMRNITAIALPDSMLNSSAMGLVDALVRTRRTPSIDELLQLERELLLLLVGLISENFGEVTISGSSDRALFSRAAVIIAANAFAPGYGPVDVAAELGIEVRRLYRIFRTESVSIAELIRDTRLQRVALVLSDPLNRDLLADIAVKFGFLGADQCARAFRRKYGQSMRAYRVLSRP
- a CDS encoding helix-turn-helix domain-containing protein — its product is MSTTTGSTSDPAPSPKPGTRTQLLISGAEGLSSFGGTVEVDSPSPRAFRSLVSTTVLGDSVVTCYDAPPHRVVRTQAVVDADTAGPNDTHRVNDTHRVNDTHRVNDTRSLNNPDTPTDARDTVSLAFARTGSFRVAQDGRYSIIRPHTLVLVRSRAPFSYTAAQRLKMVCVSVRRRSLPAHTQRALVSVTATALEDSSLARSTMAFIEVIASADTLPGDGEGHALESTLAMMVEALVAQAADNRRGVIASAIASAGTGGDAGRTSGASSSGNTRGNTRGNTSGNNGGAIARTSAPESEGDDCAAPDDRLLRLEANKLIAANSDTAGFGPVDVASELGIGLRRLHRLFEAEPFSVADGIRSTRLQHVALALSDPLNVDSLAAVAEECGFGGVDQCARAFKHRYGHSMRAHRLLRRV
- a CDS encoding YveK family protein, with translation MTLQDYVRILRVHWLAIVVLVVVGSGCAYGWSLLQPRVYQANSSGIVSLISDNTMGATIASDALAKSKATTFVGVGESRAVAQQVITALGLATTPEALVNQITITQYEGHPDPERHSPGVNRAGGQRSR
- a CDS encoding helix-turn-helix domain-containing protein — protein: MISTQRHYAGARGASEMSSEAIVTARTPDSFHASVVSTLIGDLGLARIRTAACVAKNPAGEHRAGAQQAGQQQAGEHQAGQHQANPADRVHFVFVIAGALRCRQDGRDSITPALGATVLRSDTPWVGALSQGADLLIITIPSEQLPLNALGALPRSTASPIEPSVLADTIVGFALPFLEVSTESPRPTDAEQRMLLWLIDSLFMDSHSMDSHSIDSHSIDSHSSGREEKHPGLADTPLPLTPASPLSRPAEAEESGTAESDPAENDPAENDPAEAHPAESGDTELAGHTREVIRRNLGRPGLDAAFVAKQLGVSARSLYRHFELSQTGIAEQIRALRLDKIATQLREPGARPLFERLATDAGFSSVDVCSRAFKARFGVSLGEFWLAEHPTDTAA